One window of the Candidatus Chryseobacterium colombiense genome contains the following:
- a CDS encoding transketolase C-terminal domain-containing protein, with product MKKYTYTEKKDTRSGFGAGIAELADKNPNVVGLCADLIGSLKFEKFIEKAPERFFQIGIAEANMIGMAAGLATEGKIPFTGTFANFSTGRVYDQIRQSVAYSGKNVKICASHAGLTLGEDGATHQILEDIGLMKMLPGMTVINTCDYNQTKAATIAIADYEGPVYLRFGRPVIPVFTDENQTFEIGKAWMVNEGKDVTIVATGHLVWEAIKAGEILEEQGIDAEIINIHTIKPLDSEAILKSVKKTGCVVTAEEHNRLGGLGDSVAQLLITEYLAPQEYVAVNDSFGESGTPDQLMEKYGLTANDIVAAVKKVMKRK from the coding sequence ATGAAAAAATATACCTACACAGAAAAAAAAGACACCCGAAGCGGTTTCGGAGCAGGAATAGCAGAATTGGCGGATAAGAATCCCAACGTTGTCGGACTTTGCGCAGACCTTATCGGTTCTTTAAAATTTGAAAAATTCATCGAAAAAGCACCGGAACGTTTTTTCCAGATCGGGATCGCGGAAGCCAATATGATCGGAATGGCTGCAGGCTTGGCAACAGAAGGCAAAATTCCTTTCACGGGAACCTTCGCCAACTTTTCTACGGGAAGAGTGTACGACCAGATTCGCCAGTCGGTGGCTTATTCAGGGAAAAATGTGAAAATTTGTGCTTCCCACGCTGGCTTAACTTTAGGTGAAGACGGTGCAACGCATCAGATTCTGGAAGATATCGGATTGATGAAAATGCTTCCGGGAATGACGGTGATCAACACCTGCGATTACAACCAGACCAAAGCCGCAACCATTGCCATTGCAGATTACGAAGGTCCGGTTTATCTAAGATTTGGAAGACCGGTAATTCCTGTTTTTACTGATGAAAATCAAACATTTGAAATCGGAAAAGCGTGGATGGTGAATGAAGGAAAAGATGTAACGATCGTTGCAACAGGGCATTTGGTTTGGGAAGCTATTAAAGCCGGAGAAATTCTGGAAGAGCAGGGCATCGATGCGGAAATCATCAACATCCACACCATCAAACCATTAGATTCTGAAGCGATTTTAAAATCTGTAAAGAAAACAGGTTGCGTAGTTACGGCAGAAGAACACAATAGACTCGGCGGATTAGGCGACAGCGTTGCACAGCTTCTGATTACAGAATATCTTGCACCTCAGGAATATGTTGCCGTAAATGACAGTTTCGGAGAAAGCGGAACGCCCGATCAACTGATGGAAAAATACGGTTTAACTGCGAATGATATCGTAGCAGCGGTGAAAAAAGTAATGAAGAGAAAATAA
- the galK gene encoding galactokinase: protein MQENLINHTKEAFRSFFQSEPERVFLAPGRINIIGEHVDYSDGFVLPAAIDKHICFAVKKTDDSTISFFAKDFNDSFSFDVNEKQFPVSQIWVNYLLGVFNVIQEARKEVGGLQIAFSSTIPMGSGLSSSAALECGFAYILNEIFNLHLNKKEIAVIGQKSEHTFVGVKCGIMDQFSSVFGKEHKVIMLDCNSLEHQYFEANIDGYSLVLFDSCVKHTHLTSGYNDRRRDVDNGKKILWEKFPEIQKFRDFSFEMLDEARTEMGEISYKRCFYLLKEIKRVEKAAKALSEGDVEYLGQLLNETHSGLSTEFEVSCDELDFMVEETLKEKGVLGARIMGGGFGGCSINLIKDENVSSVIENISAQYKQAYNIGMKVYQVKISDGINEYYRNEIVI, encoded by the coding sequence ATGCAGGAAAATTTAATCAACCACACAAAAGAAGCATTTCGGTCATTTTTTCAGTCAGAACCTGAGAGAGTTTTCCTCGCTCCGGGAAGAATCAATATCATTGGAGAGCACGTCGATTACAGTGATGGTTTTGTACTTCCGGCTGCCATTGATAAACATATTTGTTTTGCCGTAAAAAAAACGGATGATTCTACAATTTCTTTTTTTGCCAAAGATTTTAACGATTCTTTCAGTTTTGATGTTAACGAAAAACAGTTTCCGGTTTCACAGATCTGGGTTAATTATTTGTTGGGCGTTTTCAATGTCATTCAGGAAGCGAGAAAAGAAGTCGGAGGTTTGCAGATTGCTTTCAGCAGTACGATTCCGATGGGTTCAGGTTTGTCATCATCGGCAGCTTTGGAATGTGGTTTTGCTTATATTCTCAACGAAATTTTCAATTTACATTTAAATAAAAAAGAAATAGCAGTCATTGGTCAGAAGTCCGAACATACTTTTGTAGGCGTAAAATGCGGAATTATGGACCAGTTTTCTTCAGTCTTCGGAAAAGAGCATAAAGTGATTATGCTCGATTGCAATTCTTTGGAACATCAGTATTTTGAAGCCAATATAGATGGTTACAGCTTGGTCCTTTTCGACAGTTGCGTGAAACATACCCATCTCACTTCCGGCTACAACGACAGAAGAAGAGATGTTGACAACGGCAAAAAAATATTATGGGAAAAGTTTCCCGAAATACAGAAATTCAGGGATTTCAGTTTTGAAATGCTTGACGAGGCAAGAACAGAAATGGGTGAGATTTCATACAAAAGATGCTTTTATCTTCTTAAAGAAATCAAAAGGGTGGAAAAAGCCGCAAAAGCTTTGTCAGAAGGTGATGTAGAATATCTTGGCCAGCTTTTGAACGAAACACATTCCGGACTTTCTACAGAATTTGAAGTAAGCTGTGATGAACTCGACTTTATGGTTGAGGAAACTTTAAAGGAAAAAGGCGTTTTAGGAGCAAGAATTATGGGCGGCGGTTTTGGCGGTTGCAGCATTAACCTTATTAAAGATGAAAATGTAAGTAGCGTCATTGAAAATATCAGTGCTCAATACAAACAGGCGTACAACATCGGCATGAAAGTCTATCAAGTAAAAATATCGGACGGAATTAATGAATACTACAGAAATGAAATCGTCATTTAA
- a CDS encoding GNAT family N-acetyltransferase: protein MSHYIRLAIKDDYPRIMEIWESAVKATHDFLNEEDFLHFRKVIPTDYLPNLQVFLLIEQGEPIGFASVSEENLEMLFIHNDNRGKGYGKKLFHLMKDLQEIKKVDVNEQNHQAIGFYEKLGFRKTGRSEKDGSGKNYPIIHMSLLE from the coding sequence ATGTCACACTACATAAGACTTGCCATCAAAGATGATTACCCAAGAATAATGGAAATTTGGGAATCTGCGGTTAAAGCTACCCATGATTTCCTTAATGAAGAAGATTTCCTCCATTTTAGAAAGGTTATCCCGACGGATTATCTTCCCAACCTACAAGTATTCCTGCTTATCGAACAGGGAGAACCAATAGGTTTTGCATCGGTATCAGAAGAAAATCTGGAAATGCTTTTTATTCATAACGACAATCGTGGAAAAGGTTATGGAAAGAAGTTATTTCATCTTATGAAAGATCTACAGGAAATTAAAAAGGTCGATGTCAACGAACAAAATCATCAAGCCATTGGCTTTTACGAGAAACTGGGCTTTAGAAAAACGGGAAGATCTGAAAAAGACGGCTCGGGTAAAAATTATCCAATTATCCACATGAGTCTTTTGGAATAA
- the lpdA gene encoding dihydrolipoyl dehydrogenase, with protein MEEFDITVIGSGPGGYVAAIRSAQLGYKTAIIEKYSTLGGTCTNVGCIPTKALLDSTHHYADAVKNFENHGIEFSEVQLNYEKVFKRKTDVVAKNTQGLDYLMRKNKIKVIQGSGTFLNNESLKIIHEDQTETIIKSDKFIIATGSKPATIPGVIIDKKRIITSTEALAMKEKPESIIIIGGGVIGVEMASIFNRIGTQVIILEYADNLIANMDQELGSTLTKILSKEGVEIKLKESVYKAENLGDKAKVYFRSKEGAEQELTADYILVAVGRKPYVTNLGLENTNIELNSNGTIKVNELLQTTASNIFALGDVIGGVMLAHKAEEEAAFVVERINGQKSHIAYDRIPSVVYTWPEVASVGATEEELKKQGVEYNVGKFPFAVNARARAGMETDGFVKVLSDPKYGELLGVHIIGARASDLIAQAVVGLEYEITAKDMASICYAHPTYSEVLKEAYTIASGRASVNI; from the coding sequence ATGGAAGAATTTGATATTACCGTTATCGGGTCTGGTCCCGGCGGCTACGTAGCAGCAATAAGAAGTGCTCAACTGGGGTACAAAACTGCTATAATCGAAAAATACAGTACTTTGGGCGGGACTTGTACCAACGTGGGCTGTATCCCAACTAAAGCATTATTAGATAGCACTCACCATTATGCAGATGCAGTTAAAAATTTTGAAAATCATGGGATCGAGTTTTCAGAAGTACAACTCAATTATGAAAAAGTATTTAAACGTAAAACAGATGTAGTGGCTAAAAATACCCAAGGTCTGGATTACCTGATGAGAAAGAATAAAATTAAAGTTATACAGGGTTCAGGTACTTTTCTCAACAACGAATCGTTGAAAATCATACACGAAGATCAAACAGAAACAATTATTAAATCAGATAAGTTCATTATTGCAACCGGATCAAAACCGGCAACTATTCCAGGAGTTATTATCGACAAAAAAAGGATCATTACTTCGACTGAAGCATTGGCCATGAAAGAAAAGCCTGAAAGCATCATTATTATTGGCGGAGGTGTGATCGGGGTAGAAATGGCTTCAATCTTCAATAGAATTGGTACCCAGGTAATTATTTTAGAGTATGCCGATAATCTGATTGCCAATATGGATCAGGAACTGGGAAGTACACTGACAAAAATTTTAAGTAAAGAGGGCGTAGAAATCAAGCTTAAAGAGTCAGTTTACAAAGCTGAAAACCTCGGTGATAAAGCCAAAGTCTATTTTAGAAGTAAAGAAGGAGCTGAACAGGAACTGACCGCTGATTACATTTTAGTAGCTGTTGGCCGAAAACCTTATGTGACTAATTTAGGCTTAGAAAATACCAACATTGAACTCAACAGCAATGGGACGATTAAAGTAAATGAACTACTCCAGACAACAGCCTCAAATATTTTCGCTCTCGGCGATGTTATTGGTGGTGTCATGCTTGCCCATAAAGCCGAAGAAGAAGCTGCATTTGTAGTTGAAAGAATTAATGGGCAAAAATCACATATTGCGTATGACCGTATTCCGTCAGTAGTTTATACCTGGCCAGAGGTTGCTTCCGTAGGTGCAACAGAAGAAGAATTAAAAAAACAGGGAGTAGAATACAATGTTGGTAAATTTCCGTTTGCAGTAAATGCAAGAGCCAGAGCAGGAATGGAAACGGATGGTTTTGTAAAAGTACTTTCTGATCCGAAATATGGCGAACTTTTAGGTGTACATATCATTGGTGCAAGAGCCTCAGATTTAATTGCACAGGCAGTTGTTGGTTTAGAATATGAGATTACTGCGAAAGATATGGCCTCAATTTGCTATGCCCATCCGACTTATTCGGAGGTATTGAAAGAAGCCTATACTATTGCTTCAGGAAGAGCATCGGTCAATATTTAA
- a CDS encoding PaaI family thioesterase, with amino-acid sequence MAKLSILDYLNNMIKGKLTSEMYTHMQYPTPISETLGISIKEIGLGTATVQINTTKEQHGNQQGTIHGGLICELADAAIGTAHSTFIPEGESFTTVDLKINFYRPTFNNVLTAKASALQNGKNLSHYICEIFRSDGKKVAMVTSTVMTLKGEKAAGR; translated from the coding sequence ATGGCAAAGCTGTCAATACTCGATTATTTAAACAATATGATAAAAGGCAAGCTTACTTCCGAGATGTACACGCATATGCAATATCCAACACCGATATCGGAAACATTGGGGATCAGCATCAAAGAAATCGGACTAGGAACAGCAACAGTACAAATCAATACAACAAAAGAACAACATGGCAACCAACAAGGAACCATCCACGGCGGATTAATATGTGAGCTGGCAGATGCAGCAATCGGAACAGCCCACTCTACCTTCATTCCGGAAGGAGAATCCTTTACCACTGTAGATTTAAAAATCAATTTTTACAGACCTACTTTTAATAATGTGCTTACTGCTAAAGCCTCAGCTTTACAGAATGGAAAAAACTTAAGCCATTATATCTGCGAAATTTTTCGCAGTGACGGAAAGAAAGTGGCAATGGTAACCAGCACTGTGATGACTTTAAAGGGAGAAAAAGCAGCAGGAAGGTAG
- a CDS encoding Hsp20/alpha crystallin family protein, translating into MNLIKKNWSNLPGVPNLFDDFFNRELFNWGNNNYSSTSTTVPSVNIVENDEAYQVQVAAPGMEKNDFEIKLDGQLLTISSSKQDSNETQKGNYTRREFSYQSFQRSFELPKDVVDQENIQAKYENGLLMLTIPKKEEAKQKPPRVIEIQ; encoded by the coding sequence ATGAATCTTATTAAGAAAAATTGGAGTAATCTACCAGGAGTTCCAAATCTTTTTGATGATTTTTTTAATCGTGAACTTTTTAATTGGGGGAACAATAATTATTCATCAACAAGTACTACTGTTCCTTCAGTCAATATTGTAGAAAATGACGAGGCTTACCAAGTACAAGTAGCTGCTCCTGGTATGGAGAAGAATGATTTTGAAATTAAACTTGATGGACAGCTTCTGACTATTTCTTCATCTAAGCAAGATAGTAACGAAACCCAGAAGGGAAATTATACCCGCCGGGAATTCAGCTATCAATCATTCCAAAGAAGTTTTGAATTGCCAAAAGATGTTGTTGATCAGGAAAATATTCAAGCCAAATATGAAAATGGTTTATTGATGTTGACTATTCCTAAAAAGGAAGAAGCCAAACAGAAACCACCAAGAGTAATTGAAATACAATAA
- a CDS encoding beta-1,6-N-acetylglucosaminyltransferase yields the protein MQTAFPITNPQVQHQKSPITSLVKIAYFIMVHHKPNVFKAMFQKIYTKDQIYLIHIDRKAKSEVTEEIQLYISQFPNVYILESLNIVSGGFSMIQAELNAMEFLLNASLEWDYFINLSGEDHPLKSQQIIRKFLTANNGRNYLFYYDQKFFRPDTLKRIQNHFTELAYKISSFIYKREFMKGITPYIGGKWFIFTRNTCAFLTNNKKVLDFEDYYLHTFLPAESFFQTVLMNTSFNDIIVNDDKRAVFEQSFFQSKQDTLNYIESLKSSNQIFIRKINHKTDENILSYIEDTYLLPLTEIDEIEKELKRDQYNN from the coding sequence ATGCAAACAGCCTTTCCTATCACCAATCCTCAGGTTCAACACCAGAAGTCACCAATTACTTCTCTTGTCAAAATCGCTTATTTCATTATGGTTCATCATAAACCTAATGTATTCAAGGCAATGTTTCAGAAAATCTACACAAAAGACCAAATCTATCTTATTCATATCGACAGAAAAGCTAAGTCTGAAGTAACCGAAGAAATACAGCTATACATCTCCCAATTTCCGAATGTTTATATTTTAGAAAGCTTAAATATTGTTTCAGGAGGATTCAGCATGATACAAGCCGAACTTAATGCGATGGAATTTCTCTTGAATGCAAGTTTGGAATGGGACTATTTTATCAACCTGAGCGGCGAAGACCATCCACTTAAATCTCAGCAAATAATACGGAAATTTCTTACGGCTAATAACGGACGAAATTATCTATTTTATTATGACCAAAAATTTTTCAGACCCGATACATTAAAAAGAATACAAAATCATTTTACTGAATTAGCTTATAAGATTTCCTCTTTTATTTATAAAAGAGAATTTATGAAAGGAATAACGCCTTATATTGGAGGAAAATGGTTTATTTTTACAAGAAATACCTGTGCATTCTTAACAAACAACAAAAAAGTATTGGATTTTGAAGACTATTATCTCCATACTTTTTTACCTGCTGAATCATTTTTTCAGACAGTTCTCATGAATACTTCATTTAATGACATTATCGTTAATGATGATAAAAGAGCAGTTTTTGAGCAATCATTTTTTCAGAGCAAACAAGACACTTTAAATTATATAGAATCTCTGAAATCCAGCAATCAAATTTTCATCAGAAAAATAAATCATAAAACTGATGAAAATATCCTAAGTTATATTGAAGATACATATCTCCTTCCTCTAACAGAGATCGACGAAATTGAAAAAGAATTAAAAAGAGACCAATACAATAATTGA
- a CDS encoding TetR/AcrR family transcriptional regulator — protein sequence MKTTKSENTKQLIIEKTAPVFNTKGYAGTSINDLMNATGLSKGCIYGNFENKDEIALSVFDHNFGKVTQHMKERILATENSIERLLVYPQTYKNYFRYSYLQAGCPILNTSTEADDTHPKLKERAQKALVFWKTSIENQVKRGIERNEIKADTDPSEIAVIMISMIEGAFMQAKVNSHMTELKIAMSFLEKLINNLKI from the coding sequence ATGAAAACCACAAAATCTGAAAATACCAAACAACTGATTATTGAGAAAACGGCTCCTGTTTTTAATACAAAAGGTTATGCAGGTACATCGATAAATGATTTAATGAACGCTACGGGACTTTCGAAAGGTTGCATTTATGGTAATTTCGAGAACAAAGATGAGATAGCACTCAGCGTTTTTGATCATAATTTTGGTAAGGTAACACAGCATATGAAAGAACGCATATTAGCTACTGAGAATTCTATCGAACGATTGCTGGTTTATCCTCAAACGTATAAAAATTATTTCAGATACTCATATTTACAGGCTGGCTGTCCGATTTTAAACACTTCTACAGAAGCTGATGATACGCATCCAAAACTAAAAGAACGTGCCCAAAAAGCGCTAGTTTTTTGGAAAACATCTATTGAAAATCAAGTAAAACGCGGTATAGAAAGAAATGAGATAAAAGCAGATACTGATCCAAGCGAAATAGCAGTGATCATGATTTCAATGATCGAAGGAGCATTTATGCAGGCAAAAGTAAACAGTCATATGACAGAGCTAAAAATTGCAATGTCTTTTTTAGAAAAACTGATTAATAACTTAAAGATATAA
- a CDS encoding UDP-glucose--hexose-1-phosphate uridylyltransferase, producing MNTTEMKSSFNQKDHPHRRYNPLLDEWILVSPQRAKRPWQGQTEKTSEEQLPAHDPNCYLCSGNVRVNGEKNPDYKGVYVFDNDFGSLMKDDVEFSEESSDFFSLKPERGINRVICFSENHSLTLPEMEVDDIKKVVDVWQQQYEELGNLDYINHVQIFENKGQVMGCSNPHPHGQIWAQSSIPSIVSKTQENLKKYFDKNGTSLLEDYVKKELEINERIILENEDFVAIVPFWAVWPYETMIVSKRKIENLIEFSENEKLSLASIIKDLTTKYDNLFEISFPYSAGIHQSPTDGKPHPEWHFHMHFYPPLLRSAEVKKFMVGYEMLAEAQRDITPEQSAEILKSLSTLHYKNR from the coding sequence ATGAATACTACAGAAATGAAATCGTCATTTAATCAAAAAGACCATCCTCACAGAAGATATAATCCGCTTTTGGACGAGTGGATTCTGGTTTCTCCGCAACGTGCAAAGCGACCTTGGCAGGGGCAAACAGAAAAAACATCGGAAGAACAGCTTCCGGCTCACGACCCGAATTGTTATTTGTGTTCAGGAAATGTTCGTGTTAATGGTGAAAAAAACCCAGATTACAAAGGTGTCTATGTTTTTGATAATGATTTCGGTTCTCTGATGAAAGATGATGTTGAATTTTCTGAAGAAAGCTCTGATTTTTTTTCATTAAAACCTGAAAGAGGAATCAATCGTGTCATTTGCTTTTCGGAAAATCACAGTCTAACACTGCCTGAAATGGAAGTTGATGACATCAAAAAAGTCGTTGATGTTTGGCAACAGCAATATGAAGAGTTAGGAAATCTGGATTACATCAACCACGTTCAGATTTTTGAGAATAAAGGTCAGGTGATGGGCTGCAGCAATCCGCATCCTCATGGTCAGATCTGGGCGCAGTCTTCGATTCCTTCGATTGTTTCAAAAACGCAGGAAAATCTTAAAAAATATTTTGACAAAAACGGAACTTCACTTTTAGAAGATTATGTGAAAAAAGAGCTGGAAATTAATGAAAGAATAATTCTTGAAAATGAGGATTTTGTTGCAATAGTTCCTTTCTGGGCAGTCTGGCCTTACGAAACGATGATCGTGAGCAAAAGAAAGATTGAAAACTTGATTGAATTTTCTGAAAACGAAAAATTATCTTTAGCATCAATAATAAAAGATTTAACCACGAAATACGACAATCTTTTTGAAATTTCTTTTCCGTATTCAGCCGGAATCCATCAGTCGCCAACCGATGGAAAACCTCATCCAGAATGGCATTTTCATATGCACTTTTACCCGCCATTGCTGAGAAGTGCAGAAGTGAAAAAATTCATGGTTGGTTACGAAATGCTCGCTGAAGCTCAACGTGATATTACGCCAGAGCAGAGTGCGGAGATACTGAAGAGTCTTTCTACACTTCATTATAAAAACAGATAG
- a CDS encoding cation:proton antiporter, giving the protein MLWTVCVLCMTTLGLMFLLKKLNQPYLIAYIIAGILLGPHVLKLFTQPEEIEVVGEIGILLLMFFIGMEINIPNKKSLIIKPLLAQGIKIILSLFFAYFIGRFLALDDKSIVLIAMLFTFNSTAVVVEFLKKHGTIHTAFGIVILNILLLQDLLLAPALTILKFWNGEKYNFFNFILPLAVCVVIFFIFRKIRHIREINFSYSFLENDHDLQVFSGLFICLGFGVLAEIIGMSAALGSFIAGVLVGKIKAFHWLEHSLLPFKVFFVSLFFVSIGLRMDIPYLISNYKLIVLGTIVVLVSNSIMSAIFFRLLNFKWKDSLYGGALLSQTGEFGILALSIAYKTNIVEYELYKAGLGITCLSLLFSTLWISIGTIFKEHKTTVNKDHVSEHFKHH; this is encoded by the coding sequence ATGCTTTGGACAGTATGTGTTTTATGTATGACAACGTTGGGATTGATGTTTTTGCTGAAAAAGCTGAATCAGCCCTACCTTATTGCTTATATTATTGCGGGGATATTACTTGGTCCTCATGTACTGAAACTTTTTACGCAACCTGAAGAAATAGAAGTAGTCGGAGAAATCGGTATCCTGCTGCTGATGTTCTTTATAGGGATGGAAATCAATATTCCTAATAAAAAGAGCTTAATTATTAAGCCTTTATTAGCACAGGGTATAAAAATAATTTTAAGCCTGTTTTTTGCCTATTTTATTGGAAGATTTCTTGCTCTTGATGATAAAAGTATTGTGCTCATTGCCATGCTTTTTACATTTAATAGTACCGCCGTTGTGGTTGAATTTTTAAAGAAACACGGTACTATACATACAGCGTTCGGAATTGTTATTCTGAATATTTTGCTGTTACAAGATCTCCTTTTAGCACCTGCTTTGACAATACTGAAATTTTGGAATGGTGAAAAGTATAATTTTTTTAATTTTATTTTACCCTTAGCTGTTTGCGTAGTCATTTTCTTTATATTCAGAAAGATAAGACATATCAGGGAAATCAATTTTTCGTATTCTTTTTTAGAGAATGATCATGATTTACAGGTTTTTTCGGGACTTTTTATTTGCCTCGGATTTGGTGTTTTGGCAGAAATAATAGGCATGAGTGCTGCATTGGGAAGCTTTATTGCCGGAGTTTTGGTGGGAAAGATAAAAGCTTTTCACTGGCTTGAGCACTCTCTGCTGCCTTTTAAGGTTTTCTTTGTCTCGCTGTTTTTTGTATCCATTGGTCTTCGCATGGATATACCTTATCTTATATCTAATTATAAACTCATTGTTTTAGGTACTATAGTTGTACTGGTAAGTAACAGTATTATGTCCGCTATTTTTTTCAGGTTATTAAACTTCAAATGGAAAGACAGTCTTTACGGAGGGGCATTACTTTCGCAAACGGGAGAGTTTGGAATTCTGGCACTGTCTATCGCTTACAAAACAAATATTGTGGAATACGAACTTTACAAAGCCGGGTTGGGAATTACCTGTCTCTCCCTGCTTTTTTCCACTCTATGGATCAGTATCGGAACAATTTTTAAAGAACATAAAACTACTGTTAATAAAGATCATGTTAGTGAACACTTTAAGCATCATTAG
- a CDS encoding ketoacyl-ACP synthase III → MTSKIIGVGNCIPSETITNLFFDKHIFLDDKGVLLKDNNFAITEKLKKITGIEERRYANREQVTSDLGLIAAQAAIEDSGIDPESLDYIIFAHNFGDVRFGTVQSDMVPSLAARVKHSLKIKNNLCVAYDVLFGCPGWIEGVIQANAFIKANIARRCLVIGAETLSRVVDIHDRDSMIYADGAGAVIIEANEKDDSGIKSHLSSSHTYEEKDYLYFGKSYNNDGCQDTKYIKMDGRKIYEFALLNVPDAMRKCLDQSGYGIHDITKIIIHQANEKMDEAIVNRFYQLYKVTAPDNIMPMVIHKLGNSSVATIPSLLTMILKGELKEHSIEKDDIVLFASVGAGMNINALIYKF, encoded by the coding sequence ATGACAAGTAAGATAATAGGTGTTGGAAATTGTATACCATCTGAAACGATAACTAATTTATTCTTTGACAAACATATTTTTTTAGATGATAAGGGAGTATTATTAAAAGATAACAATTTCGCTATTACAGAGAAATTAAAAAAAATAACAGGTATAGAGGAGAGGAGATACGCAAATCGTGAACAGGTAACTTCTGATCTCGGATTAATTGCTGCTCAGGCGGCGATAGAAGATTCGGGAATAGATCCTGAAAGTTTAGATTATATCATTTTTGCCCATAATTTTGGAGACGTCAGATTTGGAACCGTTCAATCGGATATGGTCCCAAGTCTTGCGGCAAGAGTTAAGCATTCTCTAAAAATCAAGAATAACCTTTGTGTAGCTTATGATGTACTTTTTGGATGTCCGGGCTGGATCGAAGGTGTCATTCAGGCCAATGCCTTTATAAAAGCTAATATTGCCCGCAGATGCTTAGTAATTGGGGCGGAAACCCTTTCACGGGTAGTCGATATTCATGACCGTGATAGTATGATTTATGCTGACGGTGCAGGTGCTGTAATTATTGAAGCTAATGAAAAAGATGATTCAGGTATAAAATCGCATTTATCTTCGTCGCATACCTATGAGGAAAAAGATTACCTGTATTTTGGAAAATCTTATAATAACGATGGTTGTCAAGATACTAAGTACATAAAAATGGATGGTCGGAAAATATATGAGTTTGCTCTTTTAAATGTTCCTGATGCTATGAGAAAATGTCTTGATCAGAGCGGATATGGAATACATGATATAACCAAAATTATTATTCATCAGGCTAATGAAAAAATGGATGAAGCCATCGTAAACAGGTTTTATCAGTTGTATAAAGTAACAGCTCCCGATAATATTATGCCTATGGTAATCCATAAGCTTGGTAATAGTAGTGTTGCTACAATTCCCTCTTTACTTACCATGATTTTAAAAGGAGAACTGAAAGAACATTCCATAGAAAAAGATGATATTGTACTTTTTGCTTCTGTAGGAGCGGGGATGAATATCAATGCACTGATCTATAAATTTTAA
- a CDS encoding transketolase, with protein sequence MHDIQKLKSIASQVRRDIVRMVHACQSGHPGGSLGCTDFLVALYFDVMKRKEGFDMTGKGEDVFYLSNGHISPVFYSVLAHSGYFDKSELVTFRKLNSRLQGHPTTHEHLPGVRIASGSLGQGMSVAVGHAVGKKLDKDPNLVFSLHGDGELQEGQNWEAIMYASHNKVDNLIATVDYNGQQIDGPTSKVLSLGNLKTKFEAFDWKVLEVENGNDMEEILKVLDEAKSLTGKGQPICILLKTEMGYGVDYMMGTHAWHGKAPNDEQLQKALDQLEETLGDY encoded by the coding sequence ATGCACGATATTCAAAAATTAAAAAGTATTGCCTCACAGGTTCGCAGAGATATTGTGAGAATGGTTCACGCCTGTCAGTCGGGACATCCGGGTGGTTCATTAGGGTGCACAGATTTTCTCGTAGCTCTTTATTTTGATGTGATGAAGAGAAAAGAAGGATTTGATATGACGGGGAAAGGTGAAGATGTCTTTTATCTTTCCAACGGTCATATTTCTCCTGTTTTTTACAGTGTTTTGGCGCACTCAGGATATTTCGACAAATCGGAGCTGGTAACTTTCAGAAAACTGAATTCCAGATTGCAGGGACATCCGACGACGCACGAGCATCTTCCGGGAGTTCGTATTGCTTCGGGCTCGCTTGGACAGGGAATGTCTGTGGCAGTCGGTCACGCAGTCGGAAAGAAATTAGATAAAGACCCGAATCTTGTTTTCAGTCTTCACGGTGACGGCGAATTGCAGGAAGGACAAAACTGGGAAGCGATTATGTATGCCTCTCACAACAAGGTTGATAATCTTATCGCCACCGTAGATTATAACGGACAGCAAATTGACGGACCGACTTCCAAAGTACTTTCTCTGGGAAATCTTAAAACTAAGTTTGAAGCCTTTGACTGGAAAGTTCTTGAAGTGGAAAACGGAAATGATATGGAAGAAATTCTGAAAGTTCTGGACGAAGCCAAATCTTTAACAGGAAAAGGTCAGCCGATTTGTATTCTCCTCAAAACAGAAATGGGTTACGGTGTCGATTATATGATGGGAACTCACGCGTGGCACGGAAAAGCACCAAATGACGAACAATTACAAAAAGCTTTAGATCAACTCGAAGAAACTTTGGGCGATTATTAA